The genomic window GGCAAAATTGGTGACGTAAATGGAGAAGCGTCCGCTGTGGTCGTAGTCGCCGACAGTGACGCCCATAGAGCCCTGCTCGGAGCCGTCGGCACTGACGGCGGTCCCGGATTCAAGCCCAATCTCAGTAAATTTTCCATGGCCGTCGTTTCTGTAGAGAAAATTTGGCGTTGAGTCATTGGCGACGTAGATGTCCGGACGACCGGTGTGATTGAAGTCTGACCAGATGACGCCAAGACCGAAATATCCATTGGGATCATCCACGCCTGCGGCCTTTGAGACATCAGTAAAGGTGCCATCGCCATTGTTGTGAAAAAGGGAGTCGCCCGCCCCTTTCAGTCCGCGGGGACCGCACTGCACATCAATGCCGCGATATTTGCAGGTAGGCGCCTTGCCGAATCCGGGAAGGTCGTTCAGTTTGAAGTCCACATAATTTGTGACCATCAGGTCTACAAATCCGTCGCCGTCGTAATCTCCGAAGGCCGCGCCGGTAGACCAGCGGCCATCAGCGACGCCAGCCTGTTTGGTGACGTCGGTAAAGGTGCCGTCTCCGTTGTTGCGGTAGAGGACATTGCCTCCGAGGCAGGTGACGTAGATGTCGGGCCAGCCATCGTTGTTATAGTCGCCGACGGCCCCGCCCATGGCAAAGCATGGAGTGGCAACCCCGGCCCGGGTGGAGACGTCGGTAAAGGTGCCGTCGTGATTGTTGTGGTAGAGTGCGCTGCGGGCCTTTTCACCTTTGAGGGCCATGTCCACGGTAGGCGCATTGGTGAAGTAGATGTCCGGCCATCCATCGCGGTCGTAATCGAGGATGAGCACGCCACCGCTCATGGATTCGACGATGTATTTCTTTTCCGGAGCAGAAAGGTGCCGGAAGGTGATGCCGGCCTTGTCGGTGATGTCTACTAGCTGAGGCACGGGGCGGTCTTTGCAGACGCGGGTTTTCACGCCGGGAGG from Pseudacidobacterium ailaaui includes these protein-coding regions:
- a CDS encoding CRTAC1 family protein, translated to MPIHLRPLIACLLQAAWTASLIAQAHSPASPPPPGVKTRVCKDRPVPQLVDITDKAGITFRHLSAPEKKYIVESMSGGVLILDYDRDGWPDIYFTNAPTVDMALKGEKARSALYHNNHDGTFTDVSTRAGVATPCFAMGGAVGDYNNDGWPDIYVTCLGGNVLYRNNGDGTFTDVTKQAGVADGRWSTGAAFGDYDGDGFVDLMVTNYVDFKLNDLPGFGKAPTCKYRGIDVQCGPRGLKGAGDSLFHNNGDGTFTDVSKAAGVDDPNGYFGLGVIWSDFNHTGRPDIYVANDSTPNFLYRNDGHGKFTEIGLESGTAVSADGSEQGSMGVTVGDYDHSGRFSIYVTNFADENNALYKNNGNDDFSDVSYDAGVGLPSLPWVKWGDAFVDLDNDGWVDLISVNGQVYPQVDSLPSGARYRQPKNLFMNQHDGTFCDASLQAGPALQQPRVSRGLAVADLFNDGQMDVVVSDIDGKPMVLRNQGVPDNHWISFELAGTKSNRLALGARITITAGKVTQTDEVRSGGSYLSQNDLRVHFGLGTATKVDQVEIRWPSGTQDRLSNLAVDRLYSILEGKGEVTPKEIAPSAAH